A genomic region of Azoarcus sp. KH32C contains the following coding sequences:
- the ctaD gene encoding cytochrome c oxidase subunit I, with protein MAAVMTDHLHGDHHGPTGLMRWITTTNHKDIGTMYLVFSFIMFLSGGVMALTIRAELFQPGLQIVQPEFFNQLTTMHGLVMVFGAIMPAFVGFANWQIPLMIGAPDMAFARMNNWSFWLLPPAAILLLGSFFAPGGATAAGWTLYAPLSVQMGMGMDMAIFAIHIMGISSIMGAINIVVTILNMRAPGMTLMKMPLFCWTWLITAYLLIAVMPVLAGAVTMVLADRHFGTSFFSAAGGGDPVMYQHIFWFFGHPEVYIMILPAFGIVSQIIPTFSRKPLFGYASMVYATSSIAILSFTVWAHHMFTTGMPAVGQIFFMYATMLIAVPTGVKVFNWIATMWRGSLSFETPMLFAVGFLFVFTMGGFTGLICAIAPIDIQVQDTYYVVAHFHYVLVAGSLFALFAGAYYWLPKWTGHMPDERIGKLHFWCSIVFFNVTFFPMHFLGLAGMPRRIPDYALQFADFNMMASIGAFGFGLSQLIFLFAVIKCIRGGEPAAARSWEGAEGLEWTVPSPAPHHTFDEAPIVH; from the coding sequence ATGGCGGCAGTAATGACCGATCACCTGCACGGCGACCATCATGGCCCGACCGGCCTGATGCGCTGGATCACGACGACCAACCACAAGGACATCGGCACGATGTACCTGGTCTTCAGCTTCATCATGTTCCTCTCCGGGGGCGTGATGGCGCTGACGATCCGGGCGGAGCTCTTCCAGCCCGGCCTGCAGATCGTGCAGCCCGAGTTCTTCAACCAGCTCACGACCATGCACGGCCTCGTGATGGTGTTCGGCGCGATCATGCCGGCCTTCGTCGGCTTCGCGAACTGGCAGATTCCGCTGATGATCGGCGCTCCCGACATGGCCTTCGCGCGGATGAACAACTGGAGCTTCTGGCTCCTGCCGCCGGCCGCGATCCTGCTGCTCGGCTCCTTCTTCGCGCCGGGAGGGGCAACCGCCGCGGGGTGGACGCTCTACGCGCCGCTCTCCGTGCAAATGGGCATGGGCATGGACATGGCGATCTTCGCGATCCACATCATGGGCATCAGCTCGATCATGGGGGCGATCAACATCGTCGTCACGATCCTCAACATGCGCGCACCGGGCATGACGCTGATGAAGATGCCGCTCTTCTGCTGGACTTGGCTGATCACGGCTTACCTGCTGATCGCCGTGATGCCGGTGCTCGCGGGCGCCGTGACGATGGTGCTCGCCGACCGGCACTTCGGCACCAGCTTCTTCAGCGCCGCCGGCGGCGGCGACCCGGTGATGTACCAGCACATCTTCTGGTTCTTCGGCCACCCGGAAGTTTACATCATGATTCTCCCGGCCTTCGGCATCGTCAGCCAGATCATCCCGACCTTCTCGCGCAAGCCGCTCTTCGGCTACGCGTCGATGGTCTATGCGACGTCGTCGATCGCGATCCTGTCCTTCACCGTCTGGGCGCACCACATGTTCACGACCGGCATGCCGGCGGTCGGCCAGATCTTCTTCATGTACGCGACGATGCTGATCGCGGTGCCGACCGGCGTGAAGGTCTTCAACTGGATCGCGACGATGTGGCGCGGCTCTCTCAGCTTCGAGACGCCGATGCTGTTCGCGGTGGGCTTCCTGTTCGTCTTCACGATGGGCGGCTTCACCGGCCTGATTTGCGCGATCGCGCCGATCGACATCCAGGTCCAGGATACCTATTACGTCGTCGCACACTTCCACTACGTGCTGGTCGCCGGCAGCCTGTTCGCGCTGTTCGCCGGCGCCTACTACTGGCTGCCGAAGTGGACGGGCCACATGCCGGACGAGCGGATCGGCAAGCTGCATTTCTGGTGCTCGATCGTCTTCTTCAACGTCACCTTCTTCCCGATGCACTTCCTGGGGCTCGCCGGCATGCCGCGCCGGATCCCGGACTACGCGCTGCAATTCGCGGACTTCAACATGATGGCGTCGATCGGCGCATTCGGCTTCGGGCTGTCGCAGCTGATCTTCCTCTTCGCGGTGATCAAGTGCATCCGCGGCGGTGAGCCGGCTGCGGCGCGCTCCTGGGAGGGCGCAGAGGGCCTGGAATGGACGGTGCCGTCGCCGGCGCCGCATCACACTTTCGATGAAGCACCTATAGTTCACTGA